The Macadamia integrifolia cultivar HAES 741 chromosome 3, SCU_Mint_v3, whole genome shotgun sequence genome segment GAGGAATGCCAACCTGCCCGCCATACATGTCTTTGGACTTAGGAGACCCTTCCAATAAAAATTGGGAGAGAGCCCATCaatgcccctttttttttttttttttttactacataGTCTCAACTCAGTTCAACTTATTTGAGCCTTACTTCAAACAAATGATAGTGAGCCTTATTTCAATTAGATGAGATTGATTAAATTGATCTGTCTTCCTTTCATCTATAGTCATATACTTTTTACAAGTCCTAAGATATATATCTCTCCttacgatttttttttaaagtaaattATCGTGGCTCTTTTAACTCATTTAAtctgaattaatttttttttttttttttttgaagcatTCAAAAGTATCATTGAACATgttcatgccacctcaaatgatttCTTAAAATTAATCATGTATTGGAGGTACTACTAAATTATTTGTAATTTGTTTATcctttaataatttttttttcccctagttTTTAAgactcatccatctcaatatcctcatTTTAACTAAATAAAGTTTACTTATATGTTACTTCTTCACTACCCCACACTCAGTTTCATACATCATTGTTAGTCGTTCTAATTgtccaataaaattttcttttgaatttttaaagaTACGATATTCACACAACACCCCAAACGCATACATCTACTTCAGTCAACTTATTCTAATTATTTATGCGACATCATCTTCTAATTCTGCTCTCTTTTTTAACTTAATATTGGAATATATTTGATTGCAGTGAATAGGTAACTACAGTACCCATCATATTCATTATCTGTCGGTATCCTTTTTTGGGTCAAGAAGCACAAATTTCAGTGACattgaaacgaaaaaaaaaaaaatccatctggGGGAGGGAAAGTAACAGATAAGAGACCAATGGCAAGAGAGGATGCCTTTGAAACAAGAAGATGAGCATCCTATTAGAACTACCCATAATAAACCGGAAGATAACAAACAAAATTGAGGTATAAAGAGTAGAATATATCATCAATGATAATTTGAGTCGCCCAGACCAAAGACTCATCCATCatattaaagaaacaaaaaacacatAGCCAAGTGTTGAAGGGAGAGACAATGAGCCAAAAGTAAACCATCACGAATTGTCTTAGCATTCATTCAAAATTTAGAAAACCCAAGTCACATGAATCCTTACAAATACATAACCGGTCCCACTTAAGCCAAAAAACCAATTATTGCTGCTGAATCTTTTCATCGGAATTGATGAATAAATTTGTCAATTGTTCTATATGAGGAGGACATGGGAAGCAGGAAGATAGACATAATACAAGCAGGTGCTCCTACTAACCCTTTAAATAATGTTTAGtttttttaggaattttttttttcttactagaGCCAGTAACTTCAGACGAATAAAGATCATGAAGCCtctcaccaaaagaaaaaaagaaaaaataaataaataaataaagatcatGAAGCCATAGAAtgaaaaatgaccaatctatccttcACATGATAAAGAGGGTATTCTGAAAATTAGAATTGAGGATCATCGAAGTGATAATACCAAGGATTTATTTAtcggaaatatatatatatatagggatttttgttttctttttttttctgttctaaTCGCTGGAAGGGCCTCCTGTGCCTCCCTAGTGATTTTACGCTTCGCAACATTAGAGTAATTAGGTCTAATATGATCGCCCCAATTCGTTGTTGATGATGACCGCTTCTGCAAATGGGGCTGCCCCATCAATGGTGGGAAGACTTCTGACTTCAGAGACACCCTGTTCTTGAAAAGGACATCTGattcaaaaaaaccaaaaattctGGATTTGCTTTTGGTATCATGTTCTTCCCCTGATGGGTTTTGTTGTTCTTTCATCTCCTGCTGCTAATGGTCTATCATGGATTTTATATTTGTGttccttgtttctttttccctttaaatatCGGTTTGTCTTCTTAAATATTCTCTGATAAATAGGAGCAGCAGATAGAGAAGTAATAAAACAGTGAGACAGAGACCGGAGTAGTTGAATATAATGAAGACCCACAAATCTCATTTATAATATGTAACCACCATTCATGAGTCGTGACAAGAAATTGTAATTAAAATGACAGtaagaaatttattttcctttctctaCTTGTTTCCTATTGCTTTGAGAGGAGGCAAGAAATACACAAActtgaaggaagaaggaaatagAAATAGATCCCTTCGAGATCTAATTCGCCGTTACAGCTTAATTATTGAGCAATATTTTTACCAGAAGAGATTGAAGATGTGATCGTATATCATTCCCACTCTCTTCCCTGCAAATAACCTGTAGGAGGCGAAGAGTGGATTAAGTACTAAAGCATTGTTGCATTTTGGATAGGTCAAAAGCCGAAGAGAGGACAGAATGGCATTACTTGTTTTTGATGAAGATGATTTCCCGGCCGGCAGGAAACTAAAATGTTTCTGGAACGAAGATTTCCCCTGCAAAATCTCAATAGGATCGAAATAAATGTGTAAGCATGGAAAGTAAGTAGAGATCCAAGTAAAGGAATTCGCTTACCTTAAAATGATTTCCAGAGAAACCTTGTGAGAGAACATTCTCCCCCGAAGCTTGATTTTCAGTAAGAGTGAGGTTGTTCTGTTAATTGTCATGAACACCATTAAGGAGATGGATACATGAGATGGGTTCTTTGGGACTATGaggaatgaaaagaaagaaaaagaaaagaagaggagatagGTTAATTAAGGTGTTCCTGCTGTAAATTTACATGCCTTGGATAAGCTGACGATGGGAGAGCTTGCAGTGTCATCAAGGAACGAAGAGGGGTGACGTTGGTGACGATGCTCCAGGATTTTCCCTCTTCGACCAGTCTTCTTCTCTAATGCAGCAGTAGAAGAACAAAAATACGCATTTTCATCGTAGGAGTAGTTGTCTTCTTCGTCTTCGTGGAAATGTGGAGGTCCAGACGATGCGTCGGAGACCATAgacaaatcttcttcttcttctggttcTGCTACACCATCATCATCCACTTTTGCATCTTTTCCTGTGTCACCTTTACCATAGATACCCAGTGGGTGACCAAATCCTCCACCACCTACTTTACAAGGATTAGCAGAGGGGGAAGAATACTGGTCCAAGTACATAGTCCAACCAGACTCACACCCACTACAGCACTCCGAACCCCAACCAATATTCATCCTCAGCAGCTTCTTCTCCAAAGGAGCCTTAGACGGATGGGTAGTTGGGTAATGGGTTTTCTTCCAGGGGGCAGCTGGTTTTTGAGCAAGAATTTGATGAGATTGAAATGAGAGTCATTGGCTTTGGTTCCTCGCTTTAGTAGAAGTTGAGTGTAGGGCCGTAGGACtgtgaaggaagaaaaagaaaacactcAATCGAATCATATACAAATCTTAAGACTAATTTTGTCCGtatcttctctcctcttttaccaattttttcctttcttaaaaaATTTCCGTTTTCTTTCCAAGAATGCATCGAAACTGCCAGTTGGATGGATTGGTCGTTGTTTGGGCAGAGCCGTAGAGGAGTGTTGTCTGCACTCTGCAGTGGCCTGTGACTCTGTTACGTACTCTGTGAGTTGGGAAACGGAATTGAGAGCAGGGTGAAAAACTGATACCGTCCGATTCAGAATCGGCCAAGGCGGTCTGGGTCGATGGATCCAGTACTAAAACTAGGGTCTAGGAATTTTTTAGTCGATTTCCACCAATTCTGGATCGAATCTCGCCAATCTTCATCAAAATCAGATTGAAACAAACCGGACTGATCCGATCCCCATCCAGATTTCAAACCCTGGTTGAGAGGGAAATTAGAACTtgagtatgtgtgtgtgtgtgcgtgcgagagagaagggggaagtGGGGAAGGTGGGATAGGAGTCATAAACGCCTCCACATGCAAATACAGCGAGGCACCGTGTACACTCTAAACAGAACCGGTCACAGCCCACAGGTCCATTATTTTGAAATCCCGTGAACAGGAAAGTAGGGAGCGTTTTTTTATCAGTGTAGTGCCCACAGGGCAGAGGGCAACAAACACGTACAATTACCATCTCATTCATCAAAATGGAATCAGAGATCATGAAAAACTTATAGCGTTTGACGTGGTCTGAATCCAGCCAGCCTGGTCTGGAGTCTCGACAAAATATTGTCCTTTGCCAAATGGTTTCATGACAGCTTGTGAAGTGTGGTGTCAATGGCAATGTACttaacaagatttttttttggataatttgcAATATCGCCCCCTAGAAAATGTCATAATTATAAGAGCACAttctctatttcaccaaattagacccAGATTTTTTATCGTCAATCACGATTAAGTCAAGAGGTAAAAtaaccattatacccttttcactaaaactcattttaaccgaATTCCTCTCCACACCTACCTATCCTTACCTTCACCAAAAGAGACTCAGGGAG includes the following:
- the LOC122073954 gene encoding protein SOB FIVE-LIKE 5-like; translated protein: MNIGWGSECCSGCESGWTMYLDQYSSPSANPCKVGGGGFGHPLGIYGKGDTGKDAKVDDDGVAEPEEEEDLSMVSDASSGPPHFHEDEEDNYSYDENAYFCSSTAALEKKTGRRGKILEHRHQRHPSSFLDDTASSPIVSLSKNNLTLTENQASGENVLSQGFSGNHFKGKSSFQKHFSFLPAGKSSSSKTSYLQGREWE